TTCGGTAATCGCGCTATCGCCCATATCCGGGTTGGCCTGCTCCTGAGAAAAACCGGTGAAAAATAGCCCCTGTGGCGTATTAACCGGCGCGGTAAACCAGCGGTCACCCAGCCCGCTGACGCGGATACCGAACATGTCGCCATTGCGGGTCATTGCGGTGACGATACTGTCCGCACGAATTTGCGCCCCGCTATCCATCGCCGCTTTGCAGTAGGCCATCGCCAGGTTAAGGAAGAACTGATCGGTAATGGCGAGGAAGTCCATCACTTCAGCAATCTGCTGTTTATCGTGGTTGAGGCGCGCCAGATGCGGCGCCAGCGTGCGCATTAGCAGCGCGGAGGTGGCGATATTACGCTGGTGGAACTCATCCCCCATGGTGATGCCCTGCGCCATCATCGCGGTCAGGTCGATACCGCGATCCATCTGTTTCAGCGCCGCGCTCAGAACCGGCATCAGCACATCGCGCATCCAGCGCAGGCGCTGCTGAACGTCTTCGCCGTAAGCGCCGAAACGCATCACCTTGCCAATCCCTTCATTCAGATTGCAATACGCGCGGTTGCCTTCGGCGATGTTCTCCACCACCAGCATCGGCATATTTGGCGAAGTAATGCCGCCCATCGGCCCCACGGCGTTAACGTGGTGGCAGGAAATAAAGGTAATCTCGCCGCTTTCCAGCATCGCATGGGCCGTTTTTTCATCCTGCGCCCAACCTTCGAATAAGCACGCGCCAATGCACGCGCCTTTCATCGGGCCGGTCATCTCCTGCCAGCGCATCGGCGGCCCGGCGTGGAGCAACGTTTTGTTCTGATTCAACGCCCCGATTAAAGAACCCGCTGGCTTCACATCCAGCCAGTGCGGACGTGCATTACGAATTCGTTCTATTACTGCGTCATTGGCCTGCGCCACTGATGTAAACATAGAGACCTCTTATT
This Klebsiella sp. RHBSTW-00484 DNA region includes the following protein-coding sequences:
- a CDS encoding DUF1116 domain-containing protein, which codes for MFTSVAQANDAVIERIRNARPHWLDVKPAGSLIGALNQNKTLLHAGPPMRWQEMTGPMKGACIGACLFEGWAQDEKTAHAMLESGEITFISCHHVNAVGPMGGITSPNMPMLVVENIAEGNRAYCNLNEGIGKVMRFGAYGEDVQQRLRWMRDVLMPVLSAALKQMDRGIDLTAMMAQGITMGDEFHQRNIATSALLMRTLAPHLARLNHDKQQIAEVMDFLAITDQFFLNLAMAYCKAAMDSGAQIRADSIVTAMTRNGDMFGIRVSGLGDRWFTAPVNTPQGLFFTGFSQEQANPDMGDSAITETFGIGGAAMIAAPGVTRFVGAGGMEAAKSVSEEMAEIFLDRNMQLQIPGWDFQGACLGLDIRRVVETGITPLINTGIAHKEAGIGQIGAGTVRAPLACFELALEALADELGVS